From the Azospirillum formosense genome, one window contains:
- a CDS encoding ABC transporter ATP-binding protein, with the protein MPNLHPVAPAAPAAPATAPRPVALELRDLTTVFPGDDGPVTVIDGVSLAVRAGGTLAVVGESGSGKSMTFLSALGLVAAPGRVRRGEVRIDGADILHQPPERLRRLRGAVISMIFQDPLTALNPVFTIGEQIVEVLRAHQRIGRAAARARAIELLARVQIPDPARRVDDYPHQLSGGQRQRVLIAMAIALSPKILIADEPTTALDVTVQAQILDLLADLQAETGMALVLITHDLGLVARYADDVAVMYAGRLVETGSMEEVFTRPRHPYTRALFRSIPRLDGPVDEELPAIEGQPPNVARLPPGCAFEPRCTVGRGRADCCTRRPLPLAGDRSGHRSACFHEDLPDRKEAIR; encoded by the coding sequence ATGCCGAACCTTCACCCCGTGGCGCCGGCGGCCCCCGCCGCCCCCGCCACGGCCCCCCGCCCGGTCGCGCTGGAGCTGCGCGACCTGACCACGGTCTTTCCCGGCGACGACGGACCGGTCACCGTCATCGACGGCGTGTCGCTCGCCGTGCGGGCCGGCGGCACGCTGGCGGTGGTCGGCGAGTCCGGATCGGGCAAGTCGATGACCTTCCTGTCGGCGCTCGGCCTCGTCGCCGCACCGGGCCGCGTCCGCCGCGGCGAAGTGCGGATCGACGGCGCCGACATCCTGCACCAGCCGCCGGAGCGGCTGCGCCGCCTGCGCGGGGCGGTCATTTCGATGATCTTCCAGGACCCGCTGACCGCGCTGAACCCCGTCTTCACCATCGGCGAGCAGATCGTCGAGGTGCTGCGGGCCCACCAGCGCATCGGCCGCGCTGCCGCCCGCGCCCGCGCCATCGAGCTGCTGGCCCGCGTCCAGATTCCCGACCCGGCGCGGCGGGTGGACGACTACCCGCACCAGCTCAGCGGCGGGCAGCGCCAGCGCGTGCTGATCGCCATGGCCATCGCCCTGTCGCCCAAGATCCTGATCGCCGACGAGCCGACCACGGCGCTCGACGTGACGGTGCAGGCGCAGATCCTCGACCTGCTCGCCGACCTCCAGGCGGAGACCGGCATGGCGCTGGTGCTCATCACCCACGATCTGGGGCTGGTCGCCAGATACGCCGACGACGTGGCGGTGATGTACGCCGGGCGGCTGGTCGAGACCGGCTCCATGGAGGAGGTCTTCACCAGGCCCCGCCACCCCTACACCCGCGCGCTGTTCCGCAGCATCCCCCGCCTCGACGGCCCGGTGGACGAGGAGCTTCCGGCCATCGAGGGCCAGCCGCCCAACGTCGCCCGCCTGCCGCCCGGCTGCGCCTTTGAGCCGCGCTGCACGGTCGGCCGCGGGCGGGCGGACTGCTGCACCCGGCGGCCGCTGCCGCTGGCCGGCGACCGCTCCGGCCACCGCAGCGCCTGTTTCCACGAAGACCTGCCCGACCGGAAGGAGGCCATCCGATGA
- a CDS encoding oligopeptide/dipeptide ABC transporter ATP-binding protein — MSDTLSAPPPALELVDATRVFTRRGGLFKTAGKAVRAVDGVSLTIRAGETLGLVGESGSGKSTLGRLALRLVEPTSGWLLVDGRDVTGVSKAEMQAMRRDIQMVFQDPYGSLDPRVTIGQSIAEPLKVHGLWDSDGPQKVAGVMSLVGLDPSHADRYPHQFSGGQRQRIGIARALTLDPKILVLDEPVSALDVSIQAQIINLLQRIQRERGLSYLFIAHDLAVVRHVSHRIAVMYLGKVVEMAERDNLYRRPLHPYTVSLLAAVPIADVRMRNRRRTSVTMGEIGSATNVPPGCRFHPRCYRARLVAAAGGVPTERSGDAMLPRACLIDQPALRACGGTDQVACHFPETPETRSEVATAVLQDIGYPPIRPITL; from the coding sequence ATGAGCGACACCCTCTCCGCACCGCCTCCGGCCCTGGAGCTCGTCGACGCCACCCGCGTCTTCACCCGCCGCGGCGGCCTGTTCAAGACGGCCGGCAAGGCGGTGCGGGCGGTGGACGGCGTGTCGCTGACCATCCGTGCCGGAGAAACCCTCGGCCTCGTCGGCGAGAGCGGCAGCGGCAAGAGCACGCTCGGCCGCCTCGCCCTGCGGCTGGTCGAGCCGACCAGCGGGTGGCTGCTGGTCGACGGGCGCGACGTGACCGGCGTGTCGAAGGCCGAGATGCAGGCGATGCGGCGCGACATCCAAATGGTCTTCCAGGACCCCTACGGATCGCTCGACCCCCGCGTCACCATCGGCCAGAGCATCGCCGAGCCGTTGAAGGTCCACGGGCTGTGGGACAGCGACGGGCCGCAGAAGGTGGCCGGGGTGATGAGCCTCGTCGGGCTCGACCCCTCGCACGCCGACCGCTACCCGCACCAGTTCTCCGGCGGCCAGCGCCAGCGCATCGGCATCGCCCGCGCCCTGACGCTCGACCCCAAGATCCTGGTGCTGGACGAGCCGGTGTCGGCGCTCGACGTGTCGATCCAGGCGCAGATCATCAACCTGCTCCAGCGCATCCAGCGGGAGCGCGGGCTGTCCTACCTGTTCATCGCCCATGATCTGGCGGTGGTCCGCCACGTCAGCCATCGCATCGCCGTGATGTATCTCGGCAAGGTCGTGGAGATGGCGGAGCGCGACAACCTCTACCGGCGGCCGCTGCACCCCTACACCGTCTCGCTGCTGGCGGCGGTGCCCATCGCCGACGTGCGGATGCGCAACCGCCGCCGCACCTCGGTGACGATGGGCGAGATCGGCTCGGCCACCAACGTGCCGCCGGGCTGCCGTTTCCACCCGCGCTGCTACCGGGCGCGGCTGGTCGCGGCGGCGGGCGGCGTGCCCACCGAGCGCAGCGGCGACGCCATGCTGCCGCGCGCCTGCCTGATCGACCAGCCCGCGTTGAGAGCCTGCGGCGGCACCGACCAAGTCGCCTGCCACTTCCCCGAAACACCGGAAACCCGGTCCGAGGTCGCCACGGCGGTCCTTCAGGACATCGGCTATCCGCCCATCCGTCCCATCACCCTGTAA
- a CDS encoding isochorismatase family protein, translating to MFSVTDELKDNYSGVFQNRIGFGRKAAIISIDFIDFYTQPGAPFFGQGVVDAAIASVPLYAAARRAGLPVIYTKVVYDAAGTEGGMFVKKIPALRAFTADNPLAEFDARVTPEPQDVVLVKHHSSAFFGTPLSTMLRVMECDTVILTGCSTSGCVRATAVDAVSHGFRVIVPAECVGDRHQAPHDSALFDMNAKYGDVLPVAEVMAYVEKQAEAVAA from the coding sequence ATGTTCAGCGTCACCGACGAACTCAAGGACAACTATTCCGGCGTCTTCCAGAACCGGATCGGCTTCGGCCGGAAGGCCGCCATCATCTCCATCGACTTCATCGACTTCTACACCCAGCCCGGCGCCCCCTTCTTCGGGCAGGGGGTGGTTGACGCGGCGATCGCCAGCGTGCCGCTCTACGCCGCCGCCCGCCGCGCCGGCCTGCCGGTCATCTACACCAAGGTCGTCTATGACGCGGCGGGGACCGAGGGCGGCATGTTCGTCAAGAAGATCCCGGCGCTGCGCGCCTTCACCGCCGACAACCCGCTGGCCGAGTTCGACGCCCGCGTGACGCCGGAGCCGCAGGACGTCGTGCTGGTCAAGCACCATTCCTCCGCCTTCTTCGGCACGCCGCTCAGCACCATGCTGCGCGTGATGGAGTGCGACACGGTGATCCTCACCGGCTGCTCGACCAGCGGCTGCGTGCGGGCCACGGCGGTGGACGCGGTGTCCCATGGCTTCCGCGTCATCGTCCCCGCCGAATGCGTGGGCGACCGCCACCAGGCCCCGCATGATTCCGCCCTGTTCGACATGAACGCCAAGTATGGCGACGTGCTGCCGGTGGCGGAGGTGATGGCCTACGTCGAGAAGCAGGCCGAGGCCGTGGCCGCCTGA
- a CDS encoding AbrB family transcriptional regulator — translation MMSLSNPLQWCLLVGSTLLSTALFLVAGLPGATLLGPMAAAILLGVRGASIELPKRFSWLAQALTGGVVARSMDVTILHDVALHWFPMLMALSTMLAGAVLVGWLLERSGRFPGGTALWGTMPGAAPAMIAMAGDFGGDPRFVAVMQYLRVIVVVVLASLVCHFLLGSVPVPIAVPGAVPAPSASVASTLALVAVALAGGWAGTVTRLPAGALLGPILLGGTLNMTGLVVLDSPSWLIAVAFTIIGWTTGLRFRRELLRDLVASVPLMLLSTFGLVAMSLGSAWLLVTLTGKDPLTAYLATSPGGLDSVAVVALGSAADVPFILTLQTLRLFGTILMSVLLVRFLRRR, via the coding sequence ATGATGTCCCTTTCCAATCCCCTCCAGTGGTGCCTGCTGGTGGGGTCGACCCTCCTGTCCACCGCCCTGTTCCTGGTGGCCGGCCTTCCCGGCGCGACGCTGCTCGGCCCGATGGCGGCGGCGATCCTGCTGGGGGTGCGCGGCGCCTCCATCGAGCTGCCCAAGCGCTTCTCCTGGCTGGCCCAGGCGCTGACGGGGGGCGTCGTCGCCCGGTCCATGGACGTGACCATCCTGCACGACGTGGCGCTGCATTGGTTCCCCATGTTGATGGCGCTGTCCACGATGCTGGCCGGCGCGGTGTTGGTCGGCTGGCTGCTGGAGCGGTCGGGCCGCTTTCCCGGCGGCACCGCCCTGTGGGGAACCATGCCGGGTGCCGCCCCGGCGATGATCGCCATGGCCGGTGATTTCGGCGGCGACCCGCGCTTCGTCGCCGTCATGCAGTATCTGCGGGTGATCGTGGTCGTCGTCCTGGCCTCGCTCGTCTGCCATTTCCTGCTGGGCAGCGTTCCCGTGCCAATCGCCGTTCCCGGCGCCGTTCCCGCGCCATCGGCCTCCGTCGCCTCGACGCTGGCGCTGGTGGCGGTCGCGCTGGCCGGCGGCTGGGCCGGCACCGTGACGCGGCTTCCGGCGGGGGCGCTGCTGGGGCCGATCCTGCTCGGCGGCACCCTCAACATGACCGGGCTGGTGGTGCTGGACTCACCGTCCTGGCTGATCGCCGTCGCCTTCACGATCATCGGCTGGACGACCGGCCTGCGCTTCCGGCGGGAGCTGCTGCGCGATCTGGTGGCGTCGGTGCCGCTGATGCTGCTGTCCACCTTCGGTCTGGTGGCGATGTCGCTCGGCTCCGCCTGGCTGCTGGTCACGCTGACCGGCAAGGACCCGCTGACCGCCTATCTGGCGACCAGCCCCGGCGGCTTGGATTCCGTGGCGGTGGTGGCTCTGGGCAGCGCCGCCGACGTGCCCTTCATCCTCACCCTCCAGACGTTGCGGCTGTTCGGGACGATCCTGATGAGCGTTCTGCTTGTGCGATTCCTGCGCCGCCGATAG
- a CDS encoding GntR family transcriptional regulator, whose amino-acid sequence MTPFSDEKATGTVRSEQVGSIMTALRNRVLEGKLLPGTKLKEAELAAQFGVSRTPIREALVAAEREGLVTYETNRGYTVRQFTRRDLLESYEMRALLEGHGCRIVAERGLPLDVERALRNGLDRAEALIAGDGPLEGEALEQWRLLNQRFHTTLMGLVPSGLFNRSFQTVYRVPKIYDVLEMEKDGPTLRQYNEEHRRILDAIARRQSGRVEFLMREHLQGPCDLLLRRMEETPGG is encoded by the coding sequence GTGACCCCGTTCAGCGATGAGAAGGCGACCGGGACCGTCCGGTCCGAGCAGGTCGGCTCCATCATGACCGCCCTGCGCAACCGGGTGCTGGAGGGCAAGCTGCTCCCCGGCACCAAGCTGAAGGAGGCGGAGCTGGCCGCCCAGTTCGGCGTGTCGCGGACCCCGATCCGCGAGGCGCTGGTGGCGGCCGAGCGGGAAGGGTTGGTCACCTACGAGACCAACCGCGGCTACACGGTGCGCCAGTTCACCCGGCGCGACCTGCTGGAGAGCTACGAGATGCGCGCCCTGCTGGAGGGGCACGGCTGCCGCATCGTGGCGGAGCGCGGCCTGCCGCTCGACGTGGAGCGGGCGCTGCGCAACGGCCTCGACCGTGCCGAGGCGCTGATCGCCGGGGACGGCCCGCTGGAGGGGGAGGCGCTGGAGCAGTGGCGCCTTCTGAACCAGCGCTTCCACACCACCCTGATGGGGCTGGTGCCGAGCGGGCTGTTCAACCGCTCCTTCCAGACCGTCTACCGGGTCCCGAAGATCTACGACGTCCTCGAGATGGAGAAGGACGGCCCCACCCTGCGCCAATACAACGAGGAGCACCGCCGCATCCTCGACGCCATCGCCCGCCGCCAGAGCGGGCGCGTCGAGTTCCTGATGCGCGAGCATCTCCAGGGCCCGTGCGATTTGCTGCTCCGCCGGATGGAGGAAACGCCGGGCGGGTGA
- a CDS encoding tyrosine-type recombinase/integrase, whose amino-acid sequence MEGTRGRRALVDRLATSKEASMGAWCDIYQSILDGRGLAENSLSVFSSRLKTVRTAWGEMRIDAITTRDVADFLEQWERQGKKRMASAMRALVNDLFRAAQAKGWVAHNPVTPTKIGSVEVKRARLTLEMFQSIHAAALKHQPAWVARSMELALVTGQRREDVAAFGPRNVRDGRLWVEQGKTKAKVCIPLDLRMNAVGWSVGEVIARCRDNVLSRHFVHHSSNVGGIKAGSGVSLNTISAAFSEARRKSRIAWGEGKDPPTFHEIRSLSARLYAAQGVNAQALLGHKSPDMTALYRDARGSEWIEVATG is encoded by the coding sequence GTGGAAGGGACGCGCGGAAGGCGCGCGCTCGTCGATCGGCTGGCAACGAGCAAGGAAGCCAGCATGGGAGCTTGGTGCGACATCTACCAGTCAATCCTTGATGGGCGCGGCCTCGCAGAAAACTCCCTGTCGGTATTTTCGTCTCGGCTCAAGACGGTCCGCACGGCTTGGGGCGAAATGCGCATCGACGCGATCACCACGCGTGACGTGGCAGACTTTCTGGAGCAGTGGGAACGTCAGGGGAAGAAGCGCATGGCATCGGCGATGCGCGCACTCGTCAACGATCTCTTTCGCGCAGCCCAAGCTAAGGGATGGGTCGCACACAACCCAGTTACGCCGACCAAGATCGGCAGCGTGGAGGTAAAGAGGGCGCGCCTGACCCTCGAAATGTTCCAGTCCATCCATGCCGCCGCGCTGAAGCATCAGCCGGCATGGGTTGCTCGCTCCATGGAACTTGCCTTGGTGACCGGACAGCGCCGCGAAGACGTGGCCGCCTTCGGCCCGCGCAACGTCCGGGACGGGCGCTTGTGGGTCGAGCAAGGGAAGACGAAAGCCAAAGTCTGCATCCCGCTTGATCTACGCATGAACGCGGTGGGATGGTCGGTCGGTGAGGTGATTGCACGCTGCCGAGACAACGTGCTGAGCCGCCACTTCGTTCACCATTCATCGAACGTCGGGGGCATCAAGGCGGGAAGCGGTGTGAGCCTGAATACGATCAGCGCCGCCTTTTCTGAGGCCCGCAGGAAGTCTCGAATTGCGTGGGGCGAGGGAAAGGACCCGCCGACTTTCCACGAAATCCGCTCGCTCTCAGCGAGGCTGTACGCGGCGCAGGGCGTCAACGCTCAAGCGTTGCTTGGGCACAAATCCCCCGACATGACAGCCTTGTACCGGGACGCGAGGGGTTCCGAATGGATTGAGGTCGCCACTGGATAA
- a CDS encoding excisionase, which translates to MDKLMTLEEWAKAVYGEHPPAVGTLRRWARDALIYPAPQKHGRSYFVLESARYTDPATPIPKRAQPANTSTRLRLADRIRHG; encoded by the coding sequence ATGGACAAGCTGATGACCCTGGAGGAGTGGGCGAAGGCGGTGTACGGAGAGCATCCGCCCGCTGTCGGGACGTTGCGGCGCTGGGCAAGGGACGCTCTGATCTACCCAGCCCCGCAGAAGCACGGAAGGTCGTACTTCGTTCTGGAAAGCGCTCGCTACACCGACCCAGCGACGCCGATCCCAAAACGGGCACAGCCGGCGAACACCTCAACGCGCCTGAGACTGGCCGATAGGATCCGCCATGGGTAG
- a CDS encoding transposase: MPALSYKYRLYPNRAQVAGLDAMLGAFCDLYNASLQQRIEAYRRQGKTLRYVDQASELKGVRAADDRFAVYSFSAEQQVLRRLDKAFRAFFGRLKKGKAGFPRFRAKSMFDSADFRVGDGLTIRKNKRIGVAGIPGEIKVKWHRDIPAGAKVGAAVVSRSAGKWFVCFQVTMPDGGVQPRDGASVGIDVGLSSLIATSDGEAVMAPQWTKQATKKQRRLQRALARAKRGSKRRLKAKCRLARHSAATANRRRDFLHKLARSLVDRYAFIALEDLSVDRLARSMLSKAVHNAAWGQLRSFLEYKAANAGVRVEAVDPRGTSQTCPDCGTVVAKTLSDRVHRCDCGCVLDRDVAAAKVILHRAIHGKGPGHGLRTPSQRVAA, encoded by the coding sequence ATGCCCGCCCTCTCGTACAAGTACCGTCTCTATCCCAACCGGGCGCAAGTTGCCGGTCTGGACGCTATGCTTGGGGCATTTTGCGACCTCTATAACGCTAGCCTTCAGCAGCGGATCGAGGCGTATCGGCGCCAGGGCAAGACATTGCGTTACGTCGATCAGGCGAGCGAATTGAAGGGCGTCCGCGCGGCTGACGATCGTTTTGCTGTGTACAGCTTCAGCGCCGAACAACAGGTGTTGCGCCGGCTCGACAAGGCGTTTAGGGCGTTCTTCGGTCGGTTGAAGAAGGGAAAGGCCGGGTTCCCGCGCTTCCGTGCCAAGAGCATGTTTGACAGCGCTGACTTCCGGGTTGGCGACGGCCTTACAATCCGCAAGAACAAGCGTATCGGCGTTGCCGGCATCCCTGGAGAAATCAAGGTAAAGTGGCACCGCGACATCCCGGCAGGCGCGAAGGTCGGCGCCGCCGTGGTGTCTCGTTCCGCTGGCAAGTGGTTCGTGTGCTTTCAGGTCACGATGCCTGACGGCGGCGTTCAGCCGCGTGACGGCGCATCGGTTGGTATTGACGTTGGATTGTCCAGCCTGATTGCCACCTCGGACGGGGAAGCGGTGATGGCCCCGCAGTGGACGAAGCAAGCGACCAAGAAGCAGCGTCGTCTCCAGCGCGCCCTTGCCCGAGCCAAGCGTGGCAGCAAGCGCAGACTTAAGGCGAAGTGCAGGTTGGCACGTCACAGTGCGGCCACGGCCAACAGGCGCAGAGACTTTCTGCATAAGCTGGCCCGGTCTCTGGTGGACCGATACGCCTTCATCGCCCTTGAGGACCTGAGCGTTGACCGTTTGGCTCGGTCGATGCTTTCCAAGGCCGTTCACAACGCCGCGTGGGGCCAACTTCGATCCTTCCTCGAATACAAAGCTGCAAATGCTGGTGTTCGTGTGGAGGCCGTTGATCCGCGCGGAACCTCGCAAACCTGTCCGGACTGCGGGACCGTTGTCGCCAAGACGCTTTCCGACCGCGTACACCGCTGTGACTGCGGCTGCGTGCTGGATCGGGACGTTGCGGCGGCTAAGGTCATTCTGCATCGGGCTATCCACGGAAAGGGGCCGGGACACGGCCTTCGGACGCCAAGCCAGCGGGTTGCCGCATAG
- a CDS encoding PD-(D/E)XK nuclease-like domain-containing protein, producing the protein MPDFSKLEPGVYAGIPAETYHSLPALSASGIKTLVNECPAVFWHEHMNPEAEETDDTKFDVGTVAHLVWLEPHLREERLVIIEADAYRAKAAKEARAEAKAAGKTPLLEKHLPKIEAMRAVLEAELPPGLMRGGAAERTHLWRDPKTGVLIKNRLDWVQDGDRLIVDYKTSESAKPSAFERRIWDVGHHLQARLYLTGHELLTGQRARWLWVVQATKPPHCVSIFEPTPGLLSMADEDVRHAIDLFAECSAADEWPAYTDTVQLVGPPAWAAAQHEERKYARQFAAQERRSRKPANSNEIQRAIDAQAPYGA; encoded by the coding sequence ATGCCCGATTTTTCGAAGCTGGAGCCGGGGGTTTACGCGGGAATCCCGGCGGAGACCTACCACAGCCTTCCGGCGCTGAGCGCCAGCGGCATCAAGACGCTGGTCAACGAATGCCCCGCCGTCTTCTGGCACGAGCACATGAACCCGGAGGCGGAGGAGACCGACGACACCAAGTTCGATGTCGGCACCGTCGCCCATCTGGTCTGGCTGGAGCCGCACCTGCGGGAAGAGCGCCTAGTCATCATCGAGGCTGACGCCTACCGCGCCAAGGCCGCCAAAGAGGCCCGCGCCGAAGCCAAGGCCGCCGGCAAGACGCCGCTGCTGGAGAAGCACCTGCCGAAGATCGAGGCCATGCGCGCCGTGCTGGAGGCGGAGCTGCCGCCCGGCCTGATGCGCGGCGGCGCGGCGGAGCGGACGCACCTCTGGCGCGATCCCAAGACCGGCGTGCTGATCAAGAACCGCCTCGATTGGGTCCAGGACGGTGACCGGCTGATCGTGGACTACAAGACCAGCGAGAGCGCCAAGCCGTCCGCCTTCGAACGCCGCATCTGGGACGTGGGGCACCACCTGCAGGCCCGGCTCTACCTGACCGGCCATGAGCTGCTGACCGGGCAGCGCGCCCGCTGGCTGTGGGTGGTGCAGGCCACCAAGCCGCCGCACTGCGTCTCGATCTTCGAGCCGACGCCCGGCCTGCTGTCCATGGCGGACGAGGACGTGCGGCACGCCATCGACCTGTTCGCCGAGTGCAGCGCCGCCGACGAGTGGCCCGCCTACACGGACACGGTGCAGCTCGTCGGCCCGCCCGCTTGGGCTGCTGCCCAGCACGAGGAGCGCAAGTACGCCCGGCAGTTCGCCGCGCAGGAACGCCGCTCCCGCAAGCCGGCCAACTCCAACGAAATCCAGCGCGCGATCGACGCGCAAGCCCCCTACGGAGCCTGA
- a CDS encoding thermonuclease family protein, whose protein sequence is MRFPVVAALILLAAAPTLATEPLTGTASVIDGDTLEVRGTRIRLHGVDAPESQQLCQDAAGKDWRCGQKAALALSDRIGRRPVTCEQKDKDRYGRVVAACFVGGENLNAWMAANGWAMAYRQYSKDYVGAEATARAARVGIWAGTFQPPWEWRAAKREGKPQAANQSRPAPATSANSAPSSGCRIKGNINSKGDRIYHVPGGRSYDQTQIDTGDGERWFCSEGEAQAAGWRRAGQ, encoded by the coding sequence ATGAGGTTTCCAGTCGTCGCCGCGTTGATCCTGCTGGCCGCCGCCCCGACGCTCGCCACTGAGCCGTTGACCGGCACTGCCTCAGTGATCGACGGCGACACGCTGGAAGTCCGTGGGACGCGCATCCGCCTGCACGGGGTAGACGCGCCGGAGAGTCAGCAGCTCTGCCAGGACGCCGCCGGGAAGGACTGGCGCTGCGGGCAGAAGGCCGCGCTCGCGCTGTCCGACCGGATCGGGCGCCGCCCGGTGACCTGCGAGCAGAAGGACAAGGACCGCTATGGCCGAGTCGTCGCCGCGTGCTTCGTTGGTGGCGAGAACCTGAACGCCTGGATGGCCGCCAATGGCTGGGCGATGGCCTACCGCCAGTACAGCAAGGACTATGTGGGGGCCGAGGCGACGGCCAGGGCGGCGCGGGTCGGCATCTGGGCTGGGACGTTCCAGCCGCCGTGGGAGTGGCGCGCGGCTAAACGGGAGGGCAAGCCACAAGCAGCCAACCAGAGCCGCCCGGCGCCAGCGACATCCGCGAATAGCGCCCCGTCCAGCGGCTGCAGGATCAAGGGCAACATCAACTCGAAGGGCGACCGCATCTATCACGTCCCCGGCGGACGGTCCTACGACCAGACGCAGATCGACACGGGCGACGGGGAGAGGTGGTTCTGCTCCGAGGGCGAGGCGCAGGCCGCGGGCTGGCGGAGGGCAGGGCAGTGA
- a CDS encoding helix-turn-helix domain-containing protein: MDFAERIAQARKDAGLTQSQLADAVGVGQSTVGMWERGKNEPTIEMIQKIANTTKTDAGWLAFGKIDPLSVRGVQKGIAGLKSQERAPVQAHPGPNTVPEIDVRAGMGGGGESMLAYKPDSNGDAWPEDAVTGLWNLPPSYLQQELRLRPHAARIIEVQGDSMEPLLFSGDRVMVNLLDRAPSPPGVFAVWDGIGVVVKRLEFIPNSDPPCIVISSDNPKHRTYERTADEVNIIGRVVWFARRM, encoded by the coding sequence ATGGATTTCGCCGAACGGATAGCCCAGGCGCGCAAAGACGCCGGCCTCACTCAAAGCCAACTTGCCGATGCTGTTGGCGTTGGTCAGTCCACCGTAGGCATGTGGGAGCGCGGGAAGAACGAGCCCACAATCGAAATGATCCAGAAGATCGCCAACACGACGAAAACCGACGCTGGATGGCTTGCCTTTGGCAAAATCGACCCGCTATCGGTTCGGGGTGTTCAGAAAGGCATCGCCGGCCTGAAAAGCCAAGAGCGTGCACCTGTGCAGGCTCATCCAGGCCCCAACACCGTTCCCGAAATCGACGTCCGCGCCGGCATGGGTGGAGGCGGTGAGTCGATGCTGGCCTACAAGCCGGACAGCAATGGCGATGCATGGCCGGAAGATGCCGTCACCGGCCTGTGGAATCTGCCGCCTTCCTACCTTCAGCAGGAGCTGCGGCTGCGCCCTCACGCGGCTCGGATCATCGAGGTCCAGGGCGACTCGATGGAACCTCTGCTGTTCTCGGGTGACCGGGTGATGGTGAACCTGCTGGACCGGGCACCGTCCCCACCCGGCGTATTCGCCGTATGGGACGGAATTGGCGTCGTTGTGAAGCGCCTGGAGTTCATCCCGAACAGCGACCCGCCCTGCATTGTTATTAGCTCGGACAACCCGAAACATCGGACCTATGAGCGCACTGCCGACGAGGTGAACATCATCGGGCGCGTGGTGTGGTTCGCCCGGCGGATGTGA
- a CDS encoding carph-isopro domain-containing protein: MNTQADRIIGRFGTQTALADAIGVRQSAVAAWKRRGIIPARQQLRILEVARERGIPLEPADFFEDGAGSPLQPPRGSSVTAHAAE; encoded by the coding sequence ATGAACACGCAGGCTGATCGGATCATCGGCAGGTTCGGCACTCAGACCGCTCTGGCAGATGCGATAGGCGTCCGTCAGTCGGCAGTGGCCGCCTGGAAACGGCGGGGCATCATCCCCGCCCGGCAACAACTCCGAATTTTGGAGGTGGCGCGGGAGCGCGGCATTCCACTGGAGCCGGCTGACTTCTTCGAGGATGGGGCCGGCTCTCCGCTTCAGCCCCCACGCGGCTCGTCTGTCACCGCGCACGCCGCCGAATAG
- a CDS encoding RusA family crossover junction endodeoxyribonuclease translates to MMAEPFVTLRLDGPVVGKGRPKFARLPGGGVTTRTPEKTRRYESEVKSEAQRAMAGRPLVHGPVRVDIRVTCLAPEGWAAWKSSAALRGAVRPTTKPDLDNVLKAVLDALNGVVWKDDVQAVSVSISKFYDTKPGLSVEVYELDALPSQVSRKPAA, encoded by the coding sequence ATGATGGCCGAGCCCTTCGTCACGCTGCGCCTGGATGGCCCCGTTGTGGGGAAGGGCCGGCCAAAGTTCGCGCGTCTGCCGGGGGGCGGGGTCACCACCCGCACCCCGGAGAAGACCCGCCGGTATGAGTCCGAGGTCAAGAGCGAGGCGCAGCGGGCTATGGCCGGGCGCCCGCTCGTCCACGGGCCGGTGAGGGTCGATATCCGGGTGACGTGCCTTGCCCCCGAAGGCTGGGCCGCCTGGAAGTCCTCCGCGGCCCTGCGCGGCGCCGTGCGCCCCACCACGAAGCCTGACCTGGACAACGTGCTGAAGGCCGTCCTCGACGCCCTGAATGGGGTTGTCTGGAAGGACGACGTGCAGGCCGTGTCCGTCTCCATTTCGAAATTCTACGACACGAAGCCGGGCCTGTCGGTCGAGGTCTACGAACTCGACGCGCTGCCCAGCCAAGTCAGCAGGAAGCCCGCAGCATGA